One window of Mucilaginibacter inviolabilis genomic DNA carries:
- a CDS encoding NAD(P)H-dependent oxidoreductase — MKKIFVINGGQKFGHSGGRFNKTISDATVEFFSNQPGYEVKYTDVNDDYDPAEEVEKYVWADVVIYHIPIWWFQVPHALKQYIDVVFTEGHAKGIYHSDGRSSANPAINYGTGGMLHGRQYMLTSSWNAPREAFTLPNEFFNETSVDDGVLFGFHRMNAFTGMTPIKSLHFHDVEKNANIQRDLPIYIDHLTENFITNSKTEQHEHLLNSAN; from the coding sequence ATGAAAAAAATATTTGTAATAAACGGAGGACAAAAATTCGGTCATTCCGGTGGTAGATTCAACAAAACCATCAGCGATGCCACTGTTGAATTTTTCAGCAATCAACCCGGTTACGAGGTAAAATATACTGATGTTAACGACGACTACGACCCGGCCGAAGAGGTTGAAAAATACGTTTGGGCTGATGTAGTGATCTACCATATCCCTATCTGGTGGTTCCAAGTGCCGCATGCGCTAAAACAATATATCGATGTGGTGTTTACCGAAGGTCATGCTAAAGGCATTTACCACAGTGATGGCCGTTCATCAGCCAATCCGGCCATCAATTACGGTACAGGCGGTATGCTGCACGGCAGGCAATACATGTTAACTTCATCATGGAATGCCCCGCGCGAAGCGTTTACCCTGCCCAATGAGTTTTTTAATGAAACCAGTGTAGATGACGGCGTACTCTTCGGTTTTCACCGCATGAATGCCTTTACCGGGATGACGCCTATAAAAAGCCTGCACTTTCACGATGTAGAAAAAAACGCCAACATTCAGCGCGATCTGCCCATTTACATTGATCACCTGACCGAAAATTTCATCACCAATTCAAAAACAGAACAACATGAGCATTTACTTAACAGCGCTAATTAA
- a CDS encoding putative quinol monooxygenase: protein MSIYLTALIKSIPGEAEALKAHLLELVSHSTKETACLQYDLYQADDENTFIFHEEWADAAGLELHNSQPHIERFISNTAHLRDGDIIIYKTQPVK from the coding sequence ATGAGCATTTACTTAACAGCGCTAATTAAAAGCATCCCCGGTGAGGCCGAAGCATTAAAAGCACATTTGCTGGAATTGGTAAGCCATTCCACCAAAGAAACCGCCTGCCTACAGTACGATCTGTACCAGGCGGATGATGAGAACACTTTTATCTTTCACGAAGAATGGGCCGATGCCGCCGGCTTGGAACTACACAACAGCCAGCCACACATCGAACGCTTTATTAGCAACACTGCCCATCTGCGCGATGGGGATATTATTATTTACAAAACACAGCCGGTAAAATAA
- a CDS encoding aldo/keto reductase, giving the protein MEYRKLGNTELKLSAITYGAFAIGGNMWGGNEQQESIKAVRASIDHGVTTIDTAPFYGFGLSEELIGKAVTGYDRSKIQLLTKFGLVWDQSKGEFFFDAADDHGNKLPVYKYAAKDSIIREVEASLKRLGTDYIDLLQIHWPDTTTPIAETMETLELLIKQGKIRAAGVSNYSLQQMQTAQQSIQLASNQVPYSMLNRAIEQDVVPYAIENHIGIIAYSPLERGLLTGKYKPDFKLSDDDHRNGYFNQFSIGKVNLFLEAIHPLAQEKGASLSQLVLRWTTLQPGITVVLAGARNATQAIDNAKAVDFTLSAGELAFINKKFEEIFG; this is encoded by the coding sequence ATGGAATACAGAAAATTAGGAAATACAGAGCTAAAGTTATCGGCCATTACTTACGGCGCATTTGCCATTGGCGGTAATATGTGGGGCGGTAATGAGCAACAGGAATCGATAAAAGCTGTACGGGCATCTATCGACCATGGCGTTACCACTATTGATACCGCGCCATTTTACGGTTTTGGTTTAAGCGAAGAACTGATAGGCAAGGCAGTGACCGGGTATGATCGCAGTAAAATACAATTGCTTACCAAATTTGGCCTGGTTTGGGATCAAAGCAAAGGCGAGTTCTTTTTTGATGCCGCCGACGATCATGGCAACAAACTGCCTGTTTATAAATACGCGGCTAAGGACAGCATCATCCGTGAGGTGGAAGCCAGCCTGAAAAGATTAGGGACCGATTACATCGACCTGCTGCAAATTCATTGGCCCGATACTACCACTCCCATCGCCGAAACTATGGAGACGCTGGAATTGCTCATCAAGCAAGGTAAGATCAGGGCGGCTGGCGTGAGCAATTACAGCCTGCAGCAAATGCAAACTGCGCAGCAAAGCATCCAGCTGGCATCAAACCAGGTACCGTACAGCATGCTTAACCGGGCTATTGAACAGGATGTAGTGCCCTATGCTATAGAAAATCATATCGGCATTATCGCTTATAGTCCGCTGGAACGTGGTTTACTGACCGGCAAATACAAACCCGATTTTAAACTGAGTGATGACGACCACCGCAACGGCTACTTCAACCAGTTTTCGATAGGTAAAGTAAACTTGTTTTTAGAAGCTATCCATCCGCTGGCGCAGGAAAAAGGAGCCAGTTTATCGCAACTGGTATTACGCTGGACGACGCTACAACCCGGCATAACCGTGGTGTTAGCAGGTGCCCGCAATGCAACCCAAGCCATTGACAATGCTAAAGCGGTTGATTTTACGCTTTCGGCAGGGGAGTTGGCTTTTATTAATAAGAAGTTTGAGGAGATTTTTGGGTAA
- a CDS encoding winged helix-turn-helix transcriptional regulator — MNYNQFKHCGLNVTLTMLSGKWKPIILYHLFHNAEMRFTELWRIIPKVAKKVLLDHLKQMEMDGLIIREEKHGFPPEVSYRISEKGKALGPALSALETWANEYAADEVAEYKKSAVGKLR, encoded by the coding sequence ATGAATTATAATCAGTTTAAACATTGCGGTCTTAATGTTACGTTAACCATGCTTTCGGGCAAATGGAAACCTATTATCCTGTATCATTTATTCCATAATGCCGAGATGCGCTTTACCGAGCTCTGGCGAATCATCCCCAAAGTAGCTAAAAAGGTTCTGCTTGATCATCTGAAACAAATGGAGATGGATGGCCTTATCATCCGTGAAGAAAAACATGGCTTCCCGCCCGAGGTAAGCTACCGTATATCCGAAAAAGGAAAGGCCCTGGGTCCGGCACTATCTGCGCTGGAAACCTGGGCCAATGAATATGCCGCCGATGAAGTGGCGGAGTATAAAAAGAGTGCTGTAGGGAAGTTGCGGTAG
- a CDS encoding MBL fold metallo-hydrolase — MNLQLLRNATQILSANGKTILIDPMLAPKGSYDPFPNTGNTLRNPLVDLPITEDELHTLIAKTNAVLLTHVHLDHWDATAQELLPKDITLFCQPANTEVIREAGFTNVIPVNDGLVWEDIHINRTGGRHGTGEIGERMGIVSGYVIAHGGDSIYIAGDTIWCTEVQDALDTYQPAHVVLNGGAARFIAGDPIVMDINDIITVCNYAPQAGVYVVHLETANHGTESRADIKTALAAHHLTQRCHVPDDGEWLI; from the coding sequence ATGAACTTACAATTATTGCGCAATGCAACCCAGATATTATCCGCCAACGGCAAAACTATTCTTATTGATCCTATGCTGGCTCCCAAAGGCAGCTATGATCCGTTTCCAAATACCGGTAATACTTTAAGAAATCCGCTGGTTGATCTTCCTATCACCGAAGATGAACTGCATACACTGATAGCCAAAACCAATGCTGTATTGCTTACGCATGTACATCTGGATCATTGGGATGCTACTGCACAGGAGTTATTGCCCAAAGATATCACCCTGTTTTGCCAGCCTGCCAATACCGAAGTAATCCGCGAAGCAGGTTTTACAAACGTTATCCCTGTAAATGATGGTTTGGTTTGGGAAGATATCCACATCAATCGCACCGGCGGCCGGCACGGAACTGGCGAAATAGGCGAGCGCATGGGTATTGTTTCGGGCTATGTGATAGCTCATGGCGGCGATAGCATCTATATTGCCGGCGATACTATTTGGTGTACCGAAGTACAGGACGCGCTGGACACATACCAACCTGCCCATGTGGTACTCAATGGCGGAGCTGCCCGCTTTATAGCCGGCGACCCGATAGTGATGGATATAAATGATATCATAACGGTTTGTAACTATGCACCCCAAGCCGGTGTTTATGTGGTACACCTGGAAACCGCCAATCATGGCACCGAAAGCAGAGCCGATATTAAAACGGCCTTAGCAGCACATCATCTTACTCAACGCTGCCACGTACCGGACGATGGCGAGTGGCTTATATAA